Genomic segment of Apium graveolens cultivar Ventura chromosome 7, ASM990537v1, whole genome shotgun sequence:
CGTAATTATTCGAGCAAATTTTTTAAATTTCATGATTCAGTAAGTTTTCATGTGCACTCTATCTCTAATATTTGGAATAGTTAGAACCCTTGGTAGTGCACTAGGATCTCTCTAACTTTATCTAATTTGACTAATTTTCTTGAGTATTTCTGACTTAGCAACCTTTGTGAATCCAAAGTCTTTCTTTAATGCAGAAAATATCTTGACTAAGATATTGTAACTTTCATTGAGAATCTTGTAGAAAGGCCATATTATCTCATGACTACCCCTATATCTAAACACCAATATTTTTGGAAGTCTGAAAgtagcatcaattcctcttacttcttccaattcatcaaGATAGAGCTCAatatcagaaaattctttgatgtcacagatgtagagtTGATCATCCTTGTTGACAGTAGACTTTTCTTTTGAGATGGCTTTGGTTGGAGGTAGGGTTGGCTTGCTCTTCCTTCTTGGAGTTCTCCTTTTGGTTGGTAAAGGTATATTTAAATCAGGAATTGGTAAGCTCTCCAAATCTATAAGTTCATCCTGTGGCACTATTGGTTTACCATGAAAGTGTACCTCTGGATTGACCTTGATTTCAGCTGTTTCTGTAGTGGGCACAGTTGGTTGACTTGTAGGAATAGATTGAGATGACTCACTCTCCTTTTCTTAAAATTTGCTTGGCCTCTTTGCCTTACCTTTACTGTTTTGCCTGTTTGCCATTCAGGTTTCTCTTCTTTTTGTTCATTAACCAATTTCTTTTCAATTATAGTAGCAGGTTTCTCAATTTTCTTTTGAGCTCCCTTAGCAGCCTGCTTTTTCGTTGGCTTTGACTTTGTCTTCAATCTCAAATCTTCTTCATGCCTAGCTTCTACAAACTTAGGATGCCCATTCATTATGCAGATCAATTTACCATATCTGTAAATTTTGGCTATCCTCTTTCTCAACAGTGCATCCTTGGTTGTCTTGTAGCTAGCAATAgattttttcattaatttttGTTCATCAGGTCCGGGAGGTGAAAATTCAAACTCCATTGGGTGTTTGCTTGAAAACCTAAAAGTTGAAGGTTTAGGCTTGAACACCACAATAGGCTTGAGTTCATATGATATAGATAATTCTCCTTTTGCACCCTTCCCCAACTTCATTTCTCCTAAAGTAAGAGGTCTCAACTGTGTGACGTGCTTCACAGTTTCTGATGGTTTTGCAGTTGAGCCAAATACTTGAGCAATTCTTTCATCTATTCTCTTTTTCTTCTCTTTCAACTCCAACTCAGCCGCAATTAGGTTGATGCGGTTTATGTTGTCCAACTCCCCCTTTATTGGTGGTTTTGACAAAGTAATAGAATAAACTATTACCTTTGTGACTTGAATATGTACATCATTCTCCCCCTtattgttatcatcaagttgaagTGTAGGTGTAGAAGTTTGTGCAACCACCGGTTGTTGGAGCAACTGGATTTGGATTTCTTGACCTTGAAGTATCTTagccacagaatcttcaatattAGACATTTTTGTACCCAAGGCCTCAACTTTTCTTGCTAGGTCACTTTTCTTCCTGAGCTTTTGCTGTATTTCTCTCATTGTTGTTGCAGAAAGCTTCTCATCCAGCTTCGTGTACATGTCCTTCTTGACTTCATCAATTTGGAGTTTGAGATCATCCAAATCTAGATCATGTTTAAAGTGTTGAATTCTATGAAATTGTAGAGAATCTAGATGGGTTTTCAGAAATGACTTTGTACCAGCATTGGAAGTTGCACCCAATGTACTCGCTCAAAATCTTCTTAGCACTCCATTAGAGTGTTGGGATGTCGTGAGTTGGCAGTGGGTGCAAGTTGAGGTATCAAAAGGTGTCATCCCATAAAATAGGATGTCAACTTCTTTTATAGTCTCTTTGTGGTCCTaataatgaataaataattatatctctaatatatttatattttatatttattttgttaaatttgTGAAGTTGGCACCTATGGGTGCCAATCCTTGGAGTGTTTTGTTAAAAAAATGTTAAAATTGGCGTAGAAGAGAGAAaacattataaataatattattgaTTACCTGACAAAGTTGACACCCCTTTAAGGGTGCCAAATATTGGAGATACTCTTTATCATGTTAAATTTAAGAGGGGATTCTGCGTATTAAATTTACTCGCATCTTCATCCCCACACCCAAAAATCATGCCCATGCAAATGTCAGGAGGGTATCTCGAGGTTATTAGGTTTCAACATGTTGGCGTTTTGAAGAATTACATCAATTGTCTTACATATAAAAGCTTGTACACTCCATTTCGGTATATTGCATTTGGATTTTTATGAAAGCTTGTACAATCCATTTCTGTATATTGCATTTGGATTTAATGGTGGAAGAGTAATTAATGCTGTAAAGATCAGAGTAGATATCCGGAGGATTCTCTTGTTGAATGCATTTTCTATACCGTAATGTTGTAAATATCAGAGTATATTGCGTGATGAATTCTCTATCAAATCAGGTAACATGGTAAATAGAACCAAAGTCTGTGTTATGCTAGGTTTTTTTTTGCAATTAATGCTATTCATCTATGCAAGGAACTTGATATAAGAAATAAAGATAAGTGTGTGTGCAAACAAAGGACTTGTTTGCTCACTCGACTACGGCTGATGAAAGAAAGAAATATACTAAACCTACTATAACTGAGGGTGGCAGAGAGGAAGATGAAACAGCAACTGCAGAAACTATGGATGCAGTACCAGTAGTGGAGCTTCGTTCTTTTGCTCAGGAAGGTAAGACAAAATCTGACCTTCCCTTCGTGCTTAAACCTGCACTATTGTGTGATTTATTCCTTTCCATGTGTATGAAGGTAGTGAAGTACTAGTTGATGAGAAGATGTCAACTGAAAAAATAATGGTTTATGTAGTTAACTTTGTCGTCCTAGTATTTGACCTAGTATTTTAGGCTCTGTTCTCACCTTCACGGAATCACCTTCTTTTTCTCAGATACAACATTAGTAAACAGATACAACATTACTAAGAGATATTTGTGGCAATGAGGTGTGAGTGGCAACTTCAAGGAAAAACAACAATTACTTGAGTGTAAAGTCTCTTCTATTCTTTTTTCTTTTTGACAAGCGTGGGCCCAAAGTtataaaataatttgtttttcCTATCGAAGGTCAATGTATCAAATACATAGAGACTAATATTAATACAGTGTCGACCTAGACTAAATAGGACTAAGCAACCCCTATAAATACAGTTTCAGGGTCTTCTTAATTACCTTTCATTCGCATCTTTCAGAAACAAACCTCAAAGAATAAAGTACAGATCGATGAAGCCCCCTAACAGCTACTTGGCAGATTGCAAGGCCTACAAGTTAGTCGATAAAGTTGCTTCTTCCTACTACTCCACTGTGTACAAGGCTGTTTATTCTCATGTTGATGACCGGGATGATAATGTTTTTATCAAGATTTTCGATTTGAATCAGAAAGACGATATGTATCCTCTGGACCCTATACTCAAAGAGATCTTCCAAGCAAAGAAGTGTTGCCAACACCCAAACATCCTTCGATCCGTCCATTGTTCTTTCAAAAAGGAGAATCTTCTGTGCGTCGTGATGCCCTATTCAAATAAACCTCTGCCTTCTCTCGCTATTTTCAAGCATGGCTTGCCTGAAGAGGTCGTTGCTTTTGTTATATTAGAAACCCTAAAAGCCTTGGACTGCATTCATCAAAGTGGCGATCGCGTGCATGGGAATTTGTGCAGTACAGAGATGTTCTTGGATGAGGAAGCTAATGTAAAACTAGAGTTTCCTACATGGCTAACCAAAGCAGAGATGGTTGAGTATCCTGCTTCGAATAAGAAGAACAAGAAAGGTGATTTTAGCATGGTGAGAACATTAGCTTATGACTTGTTCAACGGAACAGGCCCTGTAGAGAAGAGGCTACCTGAATATTTGGAAGATTTTGTGAGATTTTGTGGTTCATCAGCTGGCGGCCCAGTTACGATACAGGAAGTGATGTCACACCAATTCTTGAAGAAGTTTTGTCACTTTGATCGGTACAAGAAAGATTTGAAGAAACTGCTTACCAGGAAGCTACGCCCAAGGATTAGTAGTTTGTTTGTATGCATTAGTTAGAACTTAGCAGGAACTTTAGTTCCTTTTTCTGATTTCGTTGTGATATTCATTCAGTGTACTTCCTTGTTTGAGGAATATAATAATTGTAATCCTATTGTTTTAAGTTTGCCATTCTTGATTTGTTGCATTCATTCTATTTCAGAACTAATGTCAAGTTTAACATGTTCTTGTCATTAAGTTATCATTCCAAATACAAAGTATCAACAAATAATGAATGCATATGGGTGCATATTTGGAGGGGGGGGGTGATTTAAGTTTTGAGGATTTCCTAACTCAAGTTTGGGAAAAATCACAGTTCTCGTTTTTCCTTGTTTAGCCAAAAATCAGCCTCCTTACACCTTTTATTATCACAAACCAGGATATAATGGGAAAAGAGAAGCACAATGCTTTAATTTCTTCATATATATCCTGGCCTCCAATCTATAATCCCTGCTTTGAATCAACATAGGGAGCTATCTTCTTAAACGTTGCATATGTTCTCCCAACTTTTCCATCATAAATGTGCAAGCTGCCACCTCAGCTCCCATTGCATTTTCTACCATAACAGGACCTGGACATGCAAATATTATAGAAGATGAGTTTGAAAATATCACCCTTCCAATAATACCTCCTTTACCATCTGACAAATTCCAAGCCCCATCACTAAATGCAACCTTATCAAATAAAGTACTTTGAAAGTTTTGAAATTAAGGAAGTTGTTTTTGACAACATTGTATAATCTCTTGCTGCAATAGGGTCTACATTTCATAACTTTGCTTGACAGTAGCTCTTGATTTGAACTGGTAAAAAGAGAAAAACGTTTAATCAACATGAACACTGAAGAGCTATTAGCACTAGCTCCCTGAAAGATAACTTCATTCAATTCCTACTTTTCCGGATATCCCACCACAATCTAATTTTTAACCTAACTTGAGCAAAAGAACACTCCCGTAGCAAATGAACTAATGATTCTTCACTACAATTGCACATAGGGCAATTCAGTGTTATTCCCGTCATTCTTCTGCTAAAAAACAATCTTACTGGAAGAATTTGATTTATCACTTTCCATACAAACATCTATACACGTCCTGGAATTTTCACTTTCCACACAACAGACCTCCTTGCTTGATCTATCTCCTATCTTGATTAGAATCTGATAATAACCCTTAGTGTTGAACTTGTCATTGTTCCCTACTGGAAAGTGTAACATTCTCCATTATGATGCCAAGTTCCTGTTCAGATTCCAATTCCCATCCTCGGAGATTCCTACTCCCCTAAAACTTTTGAATTTTCTCTCCACTTGTGTTTCATGTCTTCTATGTTGATTTCTTTCACCAGAGACAAGGAGAACAACcttgaaaaagaagatcttaacTCAGTTTCTCCATACCAGTAATCTTTCCAAAAACTGATCTTTGTACCATCACTTACCTTCCACTTAAACATTTTACTAGTCAGCCAATGTGTATTATCTTCTGCTGCTCTTCAGCTCCAAATGTGCTTAAACTTTAGAGACATATTTCTAGGGGTTTCATTCTCTTCATACAGAAAATCCCTGCCATATTTGTTAAAGATAAAGGCCATCCACTTTTTATCTTTCTCCAAATGAAATTTCCACCACCATTTTGATAGAAGAACTTGATTCCTCACACCAATATTCTTTAAACCGAGACTTCCTGCCTCCTTGCTTGAGCATACTAACTCCCATCGTAACAGATGCATCTTTTTCCTCTCTTCACTTTCTGAGTTCAATTCCATCTAATACCATCTACTACCATCTATCTGTATTAAGGTTACTACATTTCCACCCTGTCAACTTGTTTTTTACTTGTTCTACAAGTGATTTCCAATACATGCAAGGTTGCTTCTGTAATCCTACCCAATCACCTAAGTATTTAAAAGGAATAGAACCAGATTGACATCCCAGATCGATACATAATAATACTAATACTAGCTTGTACATTGTGGCAGAGAGAGAACTTCACTACCAATTAGGCTAAGTTCAGTCCAGAATTAGATCATCCATTGCGTAGAAAAGTTGTAATGTTACTAATTGCGGGCAGAAATTCATAAAGAGGGGCACTGGATAATGCTTTAAGGATGCCTTGAAATCGCCTGTTGAAGCAATACATGCTGACATGGTTATAATTTACTTCTGGAAAATGATGTTAAAGAACTCGGTGTACACACGTAAGCTGTGTTACAGTGATGATGTTGTGGCCTTTTTTTTGGTAACTGATACAGCATTACTTTACATAAGAATAGATTACATTATTTATAAATCTATTCTTATGTGATCACCTGATAAGGTTGCTTTAACATCTTTAGGTTGGAGTGCAGTGCTCCGTATACTGACAATGAGGGAGAACGTAACTACCTTCCCGGCTTCTCCAGTGTTTCAAGTTCATGGTGGCTAATCCACTTTTAGTCAGGGCAAAGGGAATAATTGCTATAGACATTTGACGTAGCATGTTTTTCTTCCCAAAAAATTTAGTTCGATAATCATTTTAAGATGCCCAATGGCAAAAAAGTTTCCCCAGTCGTTTTTGGAACTTTGCCCAATTAGTAGGTTGACAGTTTTAAAACTTTGCAACTGTAAGAATTGTAATCTTGCTATAGTAGAAATGTGTATGTGCACAACTACGAAACCTGCCCATTTTTGTGATGACTTCCCTGGTTATGAACCTAGCATGAATGTTTCCCTATATTGAAAATACTTGTCGACAAGTATAGTAAGTAGGTGAAAGCCCTTTTATTCTCAGGACATTAGGTTTTTACAGGCTTGTCCCGAAAATAATACAAAATCAAATCTGTACATGGATCAACTCGACTTTAAAACAGCTCAGAATCGGAAATATTCAGAATATTCCTGAATGCGGAAGTGTGGATGTGTAGTATAAAGAAAACCTTGCGTTGAAATGAGTGATATCTGGTAGTACCAAACCATATGATCAATGACGATTCTGACAGTTGGTTGTTGTCTCTGCAGGTACGCTTGAATCTCAAAAACCAAAACAGATAGATTACTGGGTCCTTGAGAAGTTTGTTTCTCTCAGATTGATCTAAGCAGTGAGCTAGTTGTCCTGGTCAATGGAACACAAACGATGGTAAACCATTTGCAATCTATTTCAGTAATGCAAATATATATGACAACTTAGTAGGAGTATTATATGTTCTGGCCTTAAGGTTGTGGCGAGCCCGATATTTCATAGACTTTACTACGCGCTACATCTAAATCGATTATCGAGTAATCATTAGTGAAAGTGCATTTGTTTGTGAAGGGTTGAGACAATTACAGCTGTAACACTGTTTAACACAAGTGAAAAATAGACTTCTGAGTTCTGACTCCTTTGCTAAATTTAGAGGTTAGTGATTTAGCACTATTGATGAAAGTGCTCAACACAAAGGATCTAGAGTTTTAATCTTAATTGTTCTCGATGGATGCTGCAGCTATTTGTTGATGCAAACTGATCAATGTACTTTTCCCCGGGTTGCATAGTTTCTGATCTTCGCACAATGAAGATTTTTAATTAAACAGACGTATTTAATAGTACACTAGGAAGGGCCCGCGCTACACGTcctaaaaaaattaattttttttaaaatttattaaataatataaaaagaaatgTTTACGTAATTTTTCAGTTGAACACTAACATAACATTACTCTTTTGACGACTTTTTTTTACGCGAATATCCTTTTCATATATAATGggaaaatatatttattaaatttgaGCTAATAGCACATTACGTAAACAGTAAAACAACATTACGTGTTGAATATTACTCGGCGTCTCCTTGTACTTGATAACATATTCACATAAATAGCATCAATAGCACATCAATAGCATAACTAGCCTGAAAAGGATTACATTTGAGCTATATTacattagaaaataattttatttgagaAAGATTATATTTGAAATAGATTTAGAAAATTTAATCTACCACTATTAGCTTACAATTTTGTTGTATAACCAAAACATGTTATGCACAGTATACATGTCAACAATCTTCTTATAAGAAGTTTATAAAATATAGCATATAGATAGATAGATACCTGAGATCATAAGTTATACCTAAGATAATAAAACTACATTTTTCAGACATAAGAATTTATAGTAATGACGTTAAATCTTCAAGAGCATAAGTCAAACACTACAATTGTGACAATCTGAGTTCCTGAGATGTACCATTATCCACACCTGTCATATTTCATGAGCTTCATGCTAATGTCCATGATCTGCTTTAGTACAAAGGGAGTTTCAGATGGCTATATTAAACATTGGTCCATATAGCAGCTTCTTGTATTAGCAGATGATATCCACAAATGTTAGCATACATATCTGAAAGCCGAGAAATCATCTCTTCCACTCTTCCTCTTATATCAGTATTGGTGACAGTATTATACATTTCATTAGAGGTGTTATTTATTTCAGCTGGTCAGTTTAAGTAAAAGTTGATCAAGAATGATAATGAAACATCTAGTCTCTAAACAGCCTCTAAACAACCTAAACATGCCCAATATGGTGAAAATGAAGACCATTAATATCCTGTGATTTATAAGATCTTCTTATTAGATACATTTCATAAAACATGAAGATGGAATTGCACATTATACTTGATAAACAGTCACATCTATTACTTATAAAAACTGTCCTGATGAATACTGTGACTAACACAGTATGACTCGAAAAAATACAACAGGTGAATCACAACTTGCATTTGAGGCTGATGCAAGTGATAACATT
This window contains:
- the LOC141672011 gene encoding serine/threonine-protein kinase BLUS1-like, with translation MKPPNSYLADCKAYKLVDKVASSYYSTVYKAVYSHVDDRDDNVFIKIFDLNQKDDMYPLDPILKEIFQAKKCCQHPNILRSVHCSFKKENLLCVVMPYSNKPLPSLAIFKHGLPEEVVAFVILETLKALDCIHQSGDRVHGNLCSTEMFLDEEANVKLEFPTWLTKAEMVEYPASNKKNKKGDFSMVRTLAYDLFNGTGPVEKRLPEYLEDFVRFCGSSAGGPVTIQEVMSHQFLKKFCHFDRYKKDLKKLLTRKLRPRISSLFVCIS